A genomic region of Leptolyngbya sp. NIES-2104 contains the following coding sequences:
- a CDS encoding PspA/IM30 family protein translates to MGLFDRIWRAIRANLNHLVGQLEDPEKILEQTVIDMQDDLIRLRQAVAQAIATQKRTERQASQARTSAEEWYRRAQLALTKSDENLAREALARRKSYVETANAMEAQLEQQGSVVKQLKQNMLKLEGKISEAKTKKDMYIARARSAKASEQLHEMLNRVGTGSAMGAFERMEEKVLQLEAKSEAIAELGGDDLEKRFEALGQGDDLDAELAAMKDQISGKLPAAAPIDPELEKLRSEIRGS, encoded by the coding sequence ATGGGATTGTTTGACCGCATCTGGCGAGCCATTCGGGCGAACCTAAATCATCTAGTCGGACAGCTAGAAGATCCAGAAAAAATTCTGGAGCAGACCGTGATCGATATGCAGGATGATTTGATTCGTCTGCGGCAAGCGGTGGCACAAGCGATCGCGACTCAAAAACGCACCGAACGCCAAGCGAGTCAAGCCCGAACGAGTGCGGAGGAATGGTATCGCCGCGCTCAGTTGGCATTGACGAAAAGCGATGAAAATCTAGCACGAGAAGCACTCGCCCGCCGGAAAAGCTATGTCGAAACGGCGAATGCGATGGAAGCTCAGTTAGAGCAGCAAGGGTCTGTGGTGAAGCAACTGAAGCAGAATATGCTCAAGCTCGAAGGCAAGATTTCTGAAGCCAAGACCAAGAAAGATATGTACATCGCACGAGCGCGATCGGCAAAAGCTTCCGAGCAACTTCACGAGATGCTGAATCGAGTGGGAACTGGGAGCGCGATGGGTGCGTTTGAGCGGATGGAAGAAAAAGTGTTGCAGCTTGAAGCGAAATCGGAAGCGATCGCGGAATTGGGCGGTGATGATCTCGAAAAGCGGTTTGAAGCGTTGGGGCAAGGCGATGATCTCGATGCAGAACTTGCAGCGATGAAAGATCAGATCAGCGGTAAGTTACCTGCTGCGGCTCCGATTGATCCAGAGTTAGAGAAACTACGATCGGAGATTCGCGGATCTTAA
- a CDS encoding DNA methyltransferase: MAATTIKDISNPDTYKGLYSFHKYWGKKPTESITFFIQNYTESTDIVLDPFLGSGLISRECLSKRRRFIGIDVNPHSIEHTNFLLDLPEASLFRDALKSIEINIKQKINDTYHTSDGKIGSHYLWSGKNLSKIWFKPEIGRSKVEIDPSRFDLENFNSFTQYKIRNIRDATFFTNSRINSSSQMSIYDLFTSRALHNIDLILDEIKLLPDTLKRAFLLTLTSSSGQMSSMVFAITNRGKTKQQTSNKIEVGSWVIGYWRPELHFEINVWNCFESRANKLYKALLNINTHKYLQHESINALLENKQGAAILNGDCLSIMKTIPEKTIKLICTDPPHGDRIPYLELSEMWNSILNEEVYFEREIVISNAKERNKKKDEYIRQMKLLISQSDRILTNDGMFLMYFNARDKQSWRFLEVLESSSDLKFVGTFPMEYSANSVVQDNRKGGLKTDCVLVFAKKEASIKFQQKLNKISGWSTSLPKANSASQSLIR, translated from the coding sequence ATGGCTGCAACAACTATCAAAGACATTAGCAATCCTGATACATATAAAGGTCTATACTCATTCCATAAGTATTGGGGTAAGAAACCAACAGAAAGCATCACCTTCTTCATTCAGAACTATACAGAAAGTACTGATATAGTTCTTGACCCTTTCTTAGGATCAGGGTTAATTAGTCGAGAATGTTTATCTAAAAGAAGGAGATTTATTGGGATTGATGTTAATCCACATTCTATTGAACATACAAACTTTCTATTAGATTTGCCAGAAGCTTCATTATTTCGAGATGCCTTAAAAAGCATTGAAATCAATATCAAACAGAAAATTAATGATACCTATCATACGAGCGACGGGAAGATTGGATCTCATTACTTATGGAGCGGCAAGAACCTATCAAAGATATGGTTTAAACCAGAGATAGGTAGAAGTAAAGTTGAGATAGATCCAAGTAGATTTGATTTAGAAAACTTCAACTCATTCACACAGTATAAGATTCGCAATATTAGAGACGCGACTTTTTTCACAAATTCTAGGATTAATTCTAGTAGTCAGATGTCGATTTATGACCTCTTTACTAGCAGAGCTTTACATAATATTGATTTGATATTAGATGAAATCAAGTTACTTCCAGATACACTTAAACGCGCTTTCTTACTGACCCTCACTTCCTCATCGGGACAAATGTCGTCTATGGTATTTGCAATTACCAATAGAGGAAAAACAAAGCAACAAACTTCCAATAAGATTGAAGTTGGAAGCTGGGTTATTGGTTACTGGAGACCAGAACTACACTTTGAGATTAATGTTTGGAATTGTTTTGAAAGCAGGGCTAACAAGCTGTACAAGGCATTGCTTAATATCAATACACACAAATACTTGCAACATGAATCAATTAATGCTCTCTTAGAGAATAAGCAGGGTGCAGCAATTCTTAATGGGGATTGCTTGAGTATTATGAAGACGATACCCGAAAAAACCATAAAGCTAATTTGTACTGATCCACCTCACGGTGACAGAATTCCTTATCTCGAATTGAGCGAGATGTGGAATTCCATCTTAAATGAGGAGGTCTATTTTGAAAGAGAAATTGTTATTTCTAATGCTAAAGAAAGGAATAAAAAGAAAGATGAATATATCAGACAAATGAAGTTATTGATCAGCCAATCAGATCGTATCCTTACCAATGATGGAATGTTCTTGATGTATTTTAATGCTCGTGATAAGCAAAGCTGGAGATTTCTAGAAGTTCTTGAGAGTAGTTCTGATTTGAAATTTGTCGGTACTTTTCCTATGGAATATTCTGCAAACTCGGTAGTTCAGGATAATAGGAAAGGTGGATTAAAAACAGATTGCGTTCTTGTTTTTGCTAAAAAAGAAGCTAGTATTAAATTTCAACAAAAATTAAATAAAATTTCGGGTTGGTCAACCTCATTACCAAAAGCGAATTCAGCGTCGCAATCTTTGATAAGGTGA
- a CDS encoding BamA/TamA family outer membrane protein: MRFSKITACAIGLISISELAQKAIAQDVVVPTEPSAVETKTPAVSSSKTVPTVTIESPRPTPEFSRKPITSKLEVDRAPTPVPIAQKLEVDRAPSIAQTPIRPTPAPQTPPRPTSAPQTSPNLVLTATDVQIVGASAELQELVRSRIQTQPGGNVSTPQLQSDIAVILETGLFSTANFTTRTNPNGLSVTFQVQPTTVRSLNLVNAQALTPTIANQFFQSQLGAPVSPTAINDSIRQINAWYRQNGFSLARVVGVVPNRDGVLTVEVAEGSIGNIQIRFTDEQGRLVNDRGQPIQGRTREDFLRNQIQIKPGQIFQESAAREDLQRILQTGLFTNGRVSLEGDARRTTVVYNLTEARSRALNVSGGINEDLGVFGSLNYNDTNFNGVGQQLGGNVSVGTRDVQFDGRFVSPYRSTEPDKLGYSVSGFRRRGISRVFDNDASELANGDRPREGRFGGTVAVNRPIGNGWDGTLGLNYTRISLRDRDGDVARRDRNGAPLSFSGTGIDDLTTVNFTAVRDQRNNPVDPSSGSILTLTTEQSIPIGSGSILSNRLQANYSQYVPVNFFNLEKTQQQPEVLAFNVQAGTTIGDLPPYNAYTLGGPNSVRGYGFNDVAVGRSFVLASAEYRFPIYNILGGAVFADFASDLGSANSVLGAPGTVRGLPGSGFGIGVGLRLKSPLGTIRAGYGINDQGEGRFQFGFGEKF; encoded by the coding sequence ATGCGTTTTTCTAAAATCACCGCCTGTGCGATCGGGCTTATTTCTATCTCAGAGTTGGCACAAAAAGCCATTGCTCAAGATGTTGTTGTGCCGACTGAACCTTCAGCGGTTGAAACGAAAACGCCAGCCGTTTCTAGCAGTAAAACCGTCCCCACAGTCACGATCGAATCTCCTCGCCCCACCCCAGAATTTTCTCGCAAACCGATCACTTCAAAACTTGAAGTCGATCGTGCTCCAACTCCTGTACCAATTGCTCAAAAACTTGAAGTCGATCGTGCTCCATCGATCGCCCAAACTCCAATTCGTCCAACACCTGCGCCTCAGACTCCACCGCGTCCAACATCTGCACCTCAAACTTCACCGAATCTCGTTCTCACGGCAACCGATGTTCAGATCGTGGGAGCTTCTGCCGAACTTCAAGAACTTGTTCGGTCTCGCATTCAAACGCAACCCGGCGGAAATGTCAGTACTCCTCAGCTTCAAAGCGACATTGCTGTAATTCTTGAAACAGGATTATTTAGTACGGCGAACTTCACGACTCGCACGAATCCAAATGGGTTGAGCGTGACTTTTCAAGTTCAGCCGACGACGGTTCGATCGCTGAATTTAGTCAATGCTCAAGCCCTCACCCCGACGATCGCCAATCAATTCTTTCAGTCCCAACTTGGTGCACCCGTTAGCCCGACTGCAATTAATGACAGCATTCGGCAGATTAATGCTTGGTATCGTCAGAATGGATTTAGCTTAGCGCGAGTGGTCGGAGTCGTTCCAAATCGGGATGGAGTGTTGACGGTCGAAGTTGCAGAAGGCTCGATCGGGAATATTCAAATTAGATTTACCGATGAGCAAGGTCGGTTGGTTAACGATCGCGGTCAACCGATTCAGGGTCGCACGAGGGAAGATTTTTTAAGAAATCAAATTCAAATCAAACCCGGTCAAATTTTCCAAGAATCGGCTGCCCGTGAAGACTTACAGCGAATTCTGCAAACCGGATTATTTACAAACGGTCGGGTTTCTCTCGAAGGGGATGCTCGTCGTACAACGGTTGTGTACAACCTGACTGAAGCTCGAAGTCGCGCACTGAATGTGAGCGGAGGAATCAACGAGGATTTGGGCGTTTTTGGGAGTCTCAACTATAACGACACGAACTTTAATGGGGTTGGACAGCAGTTGGGTGGAAATGTCTCCGTGGGAACGCGAGATGTGCAGTTTGATGGACGGTTTGTGAGTCCTTATCGATCGACTGAGCCAGATAAATTGGGGTATAGCGTTAGTGGATTTCGGAGGCGCGGCATTTCTCGTGTGTTTGATAACGACGCGAGTGAATTAGCGAATGGCGATCGACCTCGTGAAGGTCGATTTGGTGGAACCGTGGCGGTCAATCGCCCGATCGGGAATGGTTGGGATGGAACTTTAGGATTGAACTATACGCGGATTAGTTTGCGCGATCGAGATGGCGATGTGGCAAGACGCGATCGAAACGGCGCACCGCTGTCTTTTAGCGGAACGGGAATCGATGATTTGACGACCGTGAACTTTACCGCTGTGCGAGATCAGCGCAACAATCCAGTTGATCCATCGAGCGGGTCAATTTTGACATTAACAACTGAGCAATCAATCCCGATCGGCAGTGGCAGCATTCTCTCGAATCGTTTGCAAGCGAACTATTCGCAGTATGTCCCGGTGAATTTCTTTAATCTGGAGAAAACACAGCAACAGCCTGAAGTATTGGCGTTTAATGTTCAGGCAGGAACGACGATCGGAGATTTGCCGCCGTACAATGCGTACACGCTGGGTGGTCCAAATTCGGTGCGGGGATATGGATTTAACGATGTTGCTGTCGGGCGCAGTTTTGTTCTTGCGTCTGCGGAATACCGATTCCCGATTTACAACATTCTAGGGGGTGCTGTGTTCGCTGACTTTGCCTCAGATTTAGGATCAGCGAATTCGGTGTTAGGTGCACCTGGAACCGTTCGGGGTTTACCGGGTTCGGGATTTGGCATTGGGGTCGGACTGCGGTTGAAATCGCCATTAGGTACGATTCGGGCGGGATATGGGATTAACGATCAAGGAGAAGGACGATTCCAGTTTGGATTTGGAGAGAAATTTTAG
- a CDS encoding cysteine hydrolase family protein: MNPSLHSLGVPPNAWYVDESIADLTRPAIAPQPIVLDTATKTLRLDLAKSALIVIDMQNDFCHPDGWLAHIGVDVTPARSPIVPIQQLLPILRQIGVSIVWVNWGNRPDLLNISPATRHVYNPTGTGIGLGDPLPKNQAPVLEKDSWAAAIVDELQPTESDVKIDKYRMSGFWDTPLDSILKNLGKTTLFFAGVNADQCVMTTLQDANFLGYDCILLEDCTATTSPEFCLQATLYNVKQCFGFVSDSTKLIDGIKSGIKVSN; encoded by the coding sequence ATGAATCCATCGCTGCATTCCCTCGGTGTTCCTCCGAATGCTTGGTATGTTGATGAATCGATCGCAGATTTAACCCGACCCGCGATCGCACCTCAGCCGATCGTGCTCGACACCGCAACTAAAACATTGCGTCTAGATCTAGCTAAATCTGCACTGATTGTCATCGACATGCAGAATGATTTTTGTCATCCGGACGGTTGGCTAGCCCATATCGGAGTCGATGTTACTCCTGCACGATCACCCATTGTTCCTATCCAGCAATTGCTGCCAATTCTGCGACAGATCGGAGTCTCGATCGTATGGGTGAATTGGGGAAATCGCCCCGATTTGTTAAACATCAGTCCTGCAACCCGACACGTTTACAACCCGACAGGAACGGGGATAGGTTTAGGCGATCCATTGCCGAAAAACCAAGCGCCTGTGTTGGAAAAAGACAGTTGGGCAGCCGCGATCGTCGATGAACTTCAACCCACCGAGAGCGATGTCAAAATTGACAAATATCGTATGAGTGGATTTTGGGATACACCGTTAGACAGTATTTTGAAAAATTTAGGCAAAACAACGCTCTTTTTTGCAGGTGTGAATGCGGATCAATGTGTGATGACAACGCTACAAGATGCGAATTTCTTAGGCTATGACTGCATTCTTTTGGAAGACTGTACCGCAACAACTTCGCCAGAATTCTGCTTACAAGCAACCTTGTATAATGTAAAACAATGCTTCGGATTTGTGAGCGATTCAACAAAGTTGATTGATGGAATTAAATCAGGTATCAAAGTTTCAAATTAG
- a CDS encoding VCBS repeat-containing protein: MAVPESLNSLRIPDFNGDGRTDLFSLNTNTRVGELALIAGVRSLGSSSFPSIPAGWQAPKYGDFNGDRKTDLLWRDTTTGENGIWLMNGTSIQGGAFLDPLQGDWRSVIGEFNGDGKTDLFWYNFSTGDYQLWLMDGSQKTRQIGGKIDGGWEPSIADFNGDNRTDLFWRNPETGGNSFWTFDPQTLTIFGESLPVKPITSSAEVIDFNGDGRSGLFWRDRLTGQNQVWTWTGSGFQPDATSIELPSTSSDLTIRIADFNDDGRTDFLVRNPSTAEDQVWLSEGTRVQILPVASQSAGFRAAIGDYNGDRFSDIRWTTTDGTQSVIWFSNGILPKPMVP, translated from the coding sequence ATGGCAGTTCCTGAAAGTTTAAATTCGCTAAGAATTCCTGATTTTAATGGCGATGGTCGGACTGATCTTTTCAGTTTAAATACCAATACTCGTGTTGGAGAACTTGCGCTAATTGCAGGAGTTCGATCGCTTGGATCAAGCTCATTTCCATCGATTCCGGCAGGATGGCAAGCGCCGAAATATGGCGATTTTAATGGCGATCGCAAAACTGATTTGCTGTGGCGAGATACGACCACCGGGGAGAATGGAATTTGGCTCATGAATGGCACATCGATTCAGGGTGGAGCCTTTCTCGATCCGCTTCAAGGCGATTGGAGAAGCGTGATCGGTGAATTTAACGGCGATGGAAAAACCGACCTATTCTGGTACAACTTCAGCACCGGAGACTATCAACTTTGGTTAATGGATGGATCGCAAAAAACTCGACAAATCGGCGGCAAAATTGACGGAGGATGGGAACCGTCGATCGCTGATTTCAACGGAGACAATCGTACCGATTTGTTCTGGCGCAACCCAGAAACAGGCGGAAATTCATTCTGGACATTTGACCCGCAAACATTAACGATTTTCGGTGAGTCGCTCCCCGTAAAACCGATCACTTCAAGCGCTGAAGTGATTGATTTCAATGGAGACGGACGTAGTGGTCTCTTTTGGCGCGATCGCTTAACTGGGCAGAATCAAGTTTGGACTTGGACAGGAAGCGGATTCCAACCTGATGCAACCTCGATCGAGCTTCCGAGCACAAGCAGCGATCTCACGATTCGGATTGCTGATTTTAACGATGATGGTCGCACTGATTTTCTCGTTCGCAATCCCAGCACCGCCGAAGATCAAGTCTGGCTCTCTGAAGGGACGAGAGTGCAAATTCTCCCGGTCGCGAGTCAATCCGCTGGGTTCCGAGCGGCGATCGGAGATTACAACGGCGATCGATTTTCAGATATTCGCTGGACAACAACGGATGGAACGCAGAGCGTCATTTGGTTCAGCAATGGAATTCTACCGAAACCAATGGTGCCGTAG
- the ftsH gene encoding ATP-dependent zinc metalloprotease FtsH, with protein sequence MKGSRNLAQSLSLKKVRSQAGKTAVIGWLLLQSLLMSAPAMAQARQSLSYTGLLKKIDAGEVERVEIDEAQNVARVRLQGANRNEPPIEVQLLDRNPELIDRLRKNKVTFDSQPTADNSVVVGLVANLLLFMLLIAGLLLILRRSSNSPGGPGQAMSFGKSRARFQMEAKTGVMFDDVAGIEEAKEELQEVVTFLKKPERFTAVGARIPKGVLLVGSPGTGKTLLAKAIAGEAGVPFFSISGSEFVEMFVGVGASRVRDLFKKAKENAPCIVFIDEIDAVGRQRGAGIGGGNDEREQTLNQLLTEMDGFEGNTGIIIIAATNRPDVLDSALLRPGRFDRQITVDLPDRKGRLKILEVHARNKKLSDEVDLEKIARQTPGFSGAELANLLNEAAILTARRRKDAVTMLEIDDAIDRVSIGLAKNPLLDSTRKRMTAYHEIGHALLTTILTNADPLNKVTIIPRAGGIEGFSQTVPDEETIDSGLYTRAWMLDRIKVILGGRAVEAEVFGEDAIDAGAASDIGKVTQIARQMVTMFGMSDLGPVAFESSGGEVFLGRSMMPQSEYSEELASQIDQKVREIAKFCYAEARRLLRDNRPLVDRLVDVLLEQETIEGEQFRKIVEEYRDSVSQQTASVT encoded by the coding sequence ATGAAAGGCTCACGGAATTTGGCTCAATCGCTGTCGCTCAAAAAAGTTCGATCGCAGGCAGGCAAAACTGCTGTCATCGGCTGGCTACTGCTTCAAAGCCTGCTCATGAGTGCTCCCGCGATGGCTCAAGCCCGTCAGTCTTTGAGCTACACCGGATTGCTAAAGAAAATTGATGCGGGTGAAGTCGAGCGCGTCGAAATCGATGAAGCTCAGAATGTGGCACGAGTTCGACTGCAAGGCGCGAACAGAAACGAGCCACCGATCGAAGTGCAACTCCTCGATCGCAATCCAGAACTCATCGATCGACTTCGGAAAAATAAGGTCACGTTTGATTCTCAACCCACCGCAGATAATAGCGTTGTGGTCGGACTGGTGGCGAATCTGCTGCTGTTCATGTTGTTGATTGCAGGATTGCTGCTGATTCTACGTCGATCGAGCAATTCTCCGGGTGGTCCTGGACAAGCGATGAGCTTCGGAAAGTCTCGCGCTCGGTTTCAGATGGAAGCCAAAACGGGTGTGATGTTTGATGATGTCGCAGGGATTGAAGAAGCGAAAGAAGAATTACAAGAAGTCGTCACATTTCTGAAGAAGCCTGAACGGTTTACGGCAGTTGGAGCGAGAATTCCGAAAGGGGTTCTACTCGTTGGATCGCCGGGAACAGGCAAGACATTGTTGGCAAAAGCGATCGCGGGTGAAGCGGGTGTTCCGTTCTTCTCAATTTCCGGTTCCGAATTTGTCGAAATGTTTGTCGGGGTCGGTGCTTCTCGTGTACGTGACTTATTTAAGAAAGCGAAAGAGAACGCGCCCTGCATCGTCTTTATCGATGAAATTGATGCGGTCGGTCGCCAACGTGGAGCGGGTATCGGTGGCGGTAATGATGAACGGGAACAAACTCTAAACCAGTTATTGACTGAAATGGATGGGTTTGAAGGCAATACTGGAATCATCATTATTGCAGCGACAAACCGCCCGGATGTGTTGGATTCTGCGTTGTTGCGTCCGGGACGATTCGATCGACAAATCACCGTCGATTTACCCGATCGTAAAGGTCGCCTGAAAATCCTCGAAGTTCATGCCCGGAATAAAAAGCTGTCAGATGAAGTAGATCTCGAAAAAATTGCTCGTCAAACGCCGGGATTCTCTGGGGCTGAATTGGCGAATTTATTAAATGAAGCGGCAATTCTCACAGCACGTCGTCGGAAAGATGCGGTCACGATGCTGGAAATCGATGATGCGATCGATCGAGTGTCGATCGGACTTGCAAAAAATCCGCTGCTCGATTCGACCCGTAAGCGTATGACCGCGTATCACGAAATCGGACATGCTTTACTGACAACGATTTTGACAAACGCTGATCCGCTGAACAAAGTGACGATTATTCCACGTGCCGGTGGAATCGAAGGCTTCTCACAGACCGTTCCAGATGAAGAAACGATCGATAGTGGTCTTTATACTCGTGCTTGGATGCTCGATCGAATTAAAGTCATTCTAGGGGGTCGAGCGGTTGAAGCGGAAGTGTTCGGAGAAGATGCGATCGATGCTGGAGCCGCCAGCGATATTGGCAAAGTCACTCAAATTGCGCGGCAAATGGTGACGATGTTTGGTATGTCTGATTTGGGTCCAGTTGCGTTTGAAAGCTCAGGCGGCGAAGTGTTTCTAGGACGGAGCATGATGCCGCAGTCTGAATATTCTGAAGAACTCGCAAGCCAGATCGATCAGAAAGTGCGAGAGATTGCGAAATTCTGTTATGCGGAAGCCCGCCGACTGTTGCGCGACAATCGTCCATTAGTCGATCGCTTAGTCGATGTGCTGCTGGAACAAGAAACGATCGAGGGTGAGCAGTTTCGTAAGATTGTGGAGGAATATCGCGATTCTGTCTCTCAACAAACTGCTAGCGTTACCTGA
- a CDS encoding ATP-binding protein, which yields MFQQDHLSVNSNLTVLNHVQKWFEKFWYQHDPHFPRRENQLHRLNLALAEGFTNAVRHAHSGLSHDTSIDIQVALHDDRMEIEIWDWGQPFDPNNIREPQPGTLQEGGYGWFLLRRLADEVSYDRQGQRNCLKIVKYTPESPPAQVSNSY from the coding sequence ATGTTTCAGCAAGATCATCTGTCGGTTAACAGTAACCTCACAGTCTTGAACCATGTCCAGAAATGGTTTGAGAAATTTTGGTATCAACATGATCCCCATTTTCCCCGGCGTGAGAATCAACTCCACCGCCTTAATCTCGCTTTAGCTGAAGGATTTACCAACGCTGTCCGTCACGCCCATTCAGGACTCTCACATGACACTTCGATCGACATTCAGGTCGCTCTACACGACGATCGAATGGAAATCGAGATTTGGGATTGGGGACAACCTTTTGATCCCAACAATATTCGAGAACCCCAGCCAGGAACTCTACAGGAAGGAGGATACGGCTGGTTTTTATTGCGACGCTTAGCCGATGAAGTCAGCTACGATCGTCAAGGACAGCGCAACTGTCTCAAAATTGTCAAGTACACTCCCGAATCTCCCCCCGCTCAAGTGTCGAATTCGTATTGA
- the rph gene encoding ribonuclease PH — protein MSWQRPDGRQPDQLRPTTFTRGFTKFSAGSVLACCGDTQVLCTVSIQSRVPRFLEGKGQGWLTAEYRMLPGATPDRQERELLKLSGRTQEIQRLIGRSLRSVLDMQALGERTITIDADVLQADAGTRTTSITGAFVALHDAIDTLIQKGELDRSPIRHQVAAISVGLIEGEAFLDLNYPEDVTADIDCNVVMNDALEIIEIQGTAEQGSFTRQQLDQIMNLAEKGIQELLQLQRKALNINHFH, from the coding sequence ATGTCCTGGCAGCGTCCAGATGGTCGGCAACCCGACCAACTCCGTCCCACCACCTTTACCCGTGGCTTTACCAAATTCTCCGCAGGTTCCGTTCTTGCCTGCTGCGGTGACACCCAAGTCCTTTGCACCGTTAGCATTCAATCTAGAGTCCCCCGATTTCTCGAAGGCAAAGGGCAAGGCTGGCTCACTGCTGAGTACCGAATGCTACCGGGAGCCACTCCCGATCGACAAGAGCGCGAACTCCTCAAACTTTCTGGACGCACCCAAGAAATCCAACGCCTGATTGGACGCAGCTTGAGATCAGTCCTCGATATGCAGGCACTCGGAGAACGAACGATTACGATCGATGCCGATGTTCTTCAAGCCGATGCTGGAACCCGAACCACTTCGATCACAGGTGCATTTGTCGCGCTGCATGACGCGATCGACACGCTGATCCAAAAAGGAGAACTCGATCGCTCTCCGATTCGTCACCAAGTCGCTGCCATCTCGGTTGGACTGATCGAAGGCGAGGCATTTCTTGACCTAAATTATCCCGAAGATGTCACAGCAGATATCGATTGCAATGTCGTGATGAATGATGCGCTAGAAATCATCGAAATTCAAGGCACAGCCGAACAAGGCAGCTTCACTCGGCAACAATTGGATCAGATTATGAACCTGGCTGAGAAAGGAATTCAAGAACTGCTACAATTGCAGCGAAAAGCGCTAAATATCAATCACTTCCATTGA
- a CDS encoding molybdopterin-dependent oxidoreductase: protein MQNYSRRDFLKIAGVSSSGLILGGCGVPIFADLVGAATEPLNQKVEELLLKPETPVPEFAASQIERGQLIVNTFGFTPVIDSEKFRLIIDGEVNQPLSLSLNEIYKLPLTSMIIRHVCVEGWAAIVQWGGVRLRDLIQLAQPKPGVQYVYFQSADRYSESWDLRSCLHPQTLMAYQINGEPLPIQNGAPLRLASPIKLGYKQSKWVTRITLVSKLGRSRGYWEDQGYEWFAGL from the coding sequence ATGCAGAATTATTCGCGACGTGACTTTCTTAAAATTGCTGGCGTTTCAAGTTCAGGATTGATTCTCGGCGGTTGTGGTGTTCCAATTTTTGCTGATCTGGTGGGTGCTGCGACAGAACCTTTAAATCAGAAAGTTGAGGAACTATTATTAAAGCCGGAAACGCCTGTGCCTGAATTTGCGGCTAGTCAAATTGAGCGAGGTCAATTAATCGTCAATACTTTCGGCTTTACTCCCGTAATTGATTCAGAGAAATTTCGATTAATCATTGATGGTGAAGTAAATCAACCGTTATCATTAAGCCTGAATGAGATTTACAAATTGCCGCTCACTTCAATGATTATTCGGCATGTGTGTGTCGAGGGATGGGCAGCGATCGTGCAATGGGGCGGTGTTCGTTTGAGAGATCTAATCCAACTAGCACAGCCGAAACCGGGAGTGCAGTATGTTTATTTTCAATCTGCCGATCGCTATTCTGAAAGTTGGGATCTGCGATCGTGCCTCCATCCTCAAACGCTCATGGCGTATCAGATAAACGGTGAACCATTACCGATTCAAAATGGTGCACCACTCAGATTGGCATCCCCGATCAAACTGGGATACAAGCAGAGTAAATGGGTAACGCGGATTACGTTGGTGAGCAAACTCGGTCGATCGCGGGGTTATTGGGAAGATCAGGGATACGAATGGTTCGCGGGATTATGA
- a CDS encoding cytochrome b/b6 domain-containing protein, with protein sequence MELKVLPKQAILAKTFHWINVVSLFVMLTSGLQIYNANPVFGGRAGIPIPPIFTMGGWLAGGRDWHFAGMGLFSLNLLWYGIYVIVSQRWKHRFVGANDIKALQTGKNPKRKYYAWHRVAYTAIVPILLLAILSGIGMYKPAQFPWIVDLFGDWQALRIVHFSSVPTVIGFAIIHSFLALKVGGSRLIDSMFW encoded by the coding sequence ATGGAACTCAAGGTTTTACCGAAACAGGCGATTCTTGCTAAAACGTTTCATTGGATTAATGTCGTGAGTCTATTCGTCATGCTGACCAGTGGACTGCAAATTTACAACGCCAATCCAGTGTTTGGAGGTCGAGCAGGAATACCGATTCCGCCGATTTTCACGATGGGTGGATGGTTAGCAGGTGGGCGAGATTGGCACTTTGCTGGAATGGGATTATTTTCGCTGAATTTGCTGTGGTATGGGATTTATGTGATCGTGTCACAGCGATGGAAACATCGATTTGTTGGTGCAAATGATATCAAGGCACTCCAAACCGGAAAAAATCCGAAACGGAAATATTATGCTTGGCATCGGGTTGCTTACACTGCGATCGTGCCGATTCTTTTACTTGCCATCCTCAGCGGCATCGGAATGTACAAACCCGCTCAATTTCCCTGGATTGTTGATTTATTCGGAGATTGGCAAGCGTTGAGGATTGTTCATTTCTCTAGTGTTCCGACTGTGATCGGATTCGCGATCATACATTCCTTCTTAGCGCTAAAAGTCGGCGGCTCTCGATTAATCGATTCGATGTTTTGGTAA